The following are encoded together in the Bacteroidales bacterium MB20-C3-3 genome:
- a CDS encoding YgiQ family radical SAM protein, with protein MQSNNTFPIPTTKKEMEALGWSSADVILFSGDAFVDHPSFGTAVIARVLLNNGYKVAVVPQPNWRDDLRDFKKLGVPNLFFGVNSGVMDSMINHYTANKRLRSNDAYTPGGESGRRPDYAVSVYSKILKQLFPEVPVVVGGVEASLRRFTHYDYWQDKLLPSILVESGADWLVYGMGEMPVLELAYKISIGESVEMIRRTKQIGYITNTKSSFFTDSLLLNSYEECLKSKEAFAANFNIIESESNSWSSKHIIEPVGDKFVHITSPWPLLTQQELDSVYDLPYTRKPHPRYGVKPISAYEMIKFSVNTHRGCFGSCTFCTISAHQGKFVQSRSENSVIKEVEKIVSMEDFRGNISDLGGPSANMYKMEGKNLLQCHKCRRDSCIYPNICNNLNNSHTPLLDLYKKVAVVKGVKKAFIGSGIRYDLFINERGYLNDSGKTYLEEVITKHTSGRFKVAPEHTSDHVLKAMGKPSFKLFEKLKSEFKIITNKHNLKYQIVPYFISSHPGCKIDDMKSLAQNPHLKDISLEQVQDFTPTPMTRSSISFYTGIDPKTMKKIFVERDPKMKQKQKSFFFNKK; from the coding sequence ATGCAAAGCAATAACACATTTCCAATTCCTACGACAAAGAAAGAGATGGAGGCTCTTGGCTGGAGTAGTGCCGATGTTATCCTCTTTTCAGGAGACGCATTTGTTGATCATCCATCTTTTGGTACAGCTGTTATTGCCAGAGTATTACTTAATAATGGCTACAAGGTAGCAGTAGTTCCTCAGCCAAACTGGAGGGATGATTTGCGAGACTTTAAAAAATTGGGTGTGCCAAATTTGTTTTTTGGTGTAAACTCAGGTGTAATGGATTCTATGATTAATCATTACACTGCAAATAAGAGACTTAGAAGTAATGATGCTTACACACCCGGTGGAGAATCTGGAAGGAGACCAGATTATGCTGTATCTGTATATTCAAAAATTTTAAAACAATTATTCCCTGAAGTTCCCGTAGTAGTAGGTGGAGTTGAGGCCTCTCTAAGAAGATTTACTCATTATGATTATTGGCAAGACAAATTATTACCATCGATTCTTGTAGAATCCGGAGCTGACTGGCTTGTATATGGCATGGGTGAGATGCCGGTACTTGAACTTGCATACAAAATCTCTATTGGAGAGAGTGTCGAGATGATAAGAAGAACAAAGCAGATAGGGTACATTACAAATACAAAATCATCATTTTTTACCGATTCATTATTACTAAATTCCTATGAAGAGTGTTTAAAAAGCAAGGAGGCATTTGCGGCCAATTTTAATATTATCGAGTCAGAGTCTAACAGCTGGAGTTCCAAACATATTATTGAGCCTGTAGGAGATAAGTTTGTTCACATAACCTCCCCCTGGCCTTTATTAACTCAGCAAGAGCTGGACTCAGTCTACGATCTCCCATACACAAGAAAACCTCATCCCAGATATGGAGTTAAACCGATATCTGCATATGAAATGATAAAATTTTCAGTTAATACACACAGAGGCTGCTTTGGCTCATGTACATTTTGTACAATATCTGCTCATCAGGGGAAATTTGTACAATCAAGATCTGAAAATTCAGTTATTAAAGAGGTTGAGAAGATTGTCAGTATGGAGGACTTTCGAGGTAATATTTCAGATTTAGGCGGACCATCTGCAAATATGTATAAAATGGAGGGAAAAAATCTGCTTCAGTGCCATAAATGCAGAAGAGACAGCTGTATCTATCCCAATATTTGCAATAACCTTAATAACTCTCACACACCATTGCTTGACCTCTACAAAAAAGTTGCAGTTGTAAAGGGTGTCAAAAAAGCTTTTATCGGAAGCGGAATCAGATATGATCTTTTTATTAACGAGAGAGGATATCTGAACGATTCAGGAAAAACATATCTTGAAGAGGTAATTACAAAACATACTTCAGGAAGATTTAAAGTTGCTCCGGAACATACATCTGACCATGTTTTAAAAGCAATGGGAAAACCATCATTTAAATTATTTGAAAAGCTTAAGAGTGAATTTAAAATTATCACAAATAAGCATAACTTAAAATATCAAATTGTTCCATATTTCATTTCCAGCCATCCTGGTTGTAAAATAGATGATATGAAATCACTTGCTCAAAACCCACATTTAAAAGATATTAGTTTAGAGCAGGTGCAGGATTTTACACCAACACCTATGACACGCTCATCAATATCATTCTATACCGGAATAGATCCAAAAACAATGAAAAAAATCTTTGTTGAGAGAGATCCAAAAATGAAACAAAAACAAAAATCATTTTTTTTCAATAAAAAGTAA
- a CDS encoding chloride channel protein codes for MFKCNSIQNRFLCKIRELPENKLLFIMSFVVGVGSGLAAVLLKHSIHFVAGLLTSWFNTPAESILYILYPGLGMLLSLLFVKYLIKDNIGHGVTKVLTAVSKNDSRIKPHNMWSSVFSSSLTIGFGGSVGAEAPIVYTGAAIGSNVARWMGLSPKHMTILLGCGAAGAVAGIFKAPLAGILFTLEILLFNISMTSILPLLVSAVTATTISYLFLGDKVVFANSILPFSMGNIPFYVALGIVCGFISLYFIRMTLRMEDRISSIKGDYKRWAISAISLGLLIFIFPPLYGEGYQSLTSLLNNDTQGAIGPSIFSVIIEYKWFIPLFFTAIIFFKVWAMSFTNAGGGVGGTFGPTLFIGGVTGFVISRVINLTGLYVLPEANFALVGMAGLMAGVMQAPMTAIFLIAEITGGYTLLIPLIITAAISFATIRTFETYSIYTKRIAKMGALLTHNSDQAVLTLLKTSDLVEKDFMLLSINGSLRDIIEQVRKSTRNIFPVIDEDGKLQGIILLDNIRQIMFDSDKYDSTKVSQLMISVEQPVYEEDSMEVVMDKFEKSLSWNLPVISYEGLYKGFVSKSKIFSAYREQLQKVSHE; via the coding sequence ATGTTTAAATGTAACTCCATTCAGAACAGGTTCCTTTGTAAAATCAGAGAGCTCCCGGAGAATAAGCTGCTTTTTATAATGTCTTTTGTTGTGGGCGTTGGAAGTGGTTTAGCTGCGGTTTTGCTGAAACACTCAATACATTTTGTAGCAGGATTGCTTACAAGCTGGTTTAACACTCCTGCTGAAAGTATCCTTTACATTCTCTATCCTGGTCTTGGGATGCTATTATCTTTACTTTTTGTTAAGTACTTAATCAAAGACAATATAGGACACGGGGTCACTAAAGTTTTGACTGCAGTTTCCAAAAATGATTCACGAATTAAGCCGCATAATATGTGGAGTTCCGTCTTCTCCAGTTCTCTTACTATTGGTTTCGGAGGCTCTGTAGGAGCTGAAGCCCCTATAGTTTATACAGGAGCAGCAATTGGTTCAAATGTAGCCCGATGGATGGGACTCTCGCCAAAACACATGACAATTCTTTTGGGATGCGGTGCAGCTGGTGCAGTTGCCGGAATTTTTAAGGCTCCATTGGCAGGAATACTTTTTACCCTTGAGATATTACTATTTAACATCTCAATGACCTCTATACTCCCTTTACTGGTTTCTGCAGTTACAGCCACGACAATATCTTATCTTTTTCTTGGAGATAAGGTTGTATTTGCAAATTCAATATTGCCTTTTTCAATGGGCAATATCCCTTTTTATGTTGCTTTAGGGATTGTATGTGGTTTTATTTCACTATACTTTATAAGAATGACCCTCAGAATGGAGGATCGAATCTCCTCAATTAAAGGTGACTACAAAAGATGGGCAATTTCTGCAATCTCTTTGGGATTATTGATTTTTATTTTTCCTCCTTTATACGGAGAGGGATATCAATCATTAACATCGCTGTTAAATAATGACACACAGGGAGCTATCGGTCCAAGTATTTTTTCGGTCATTATTGAATATAAATGGTTTATCCCACTTTTTTTTACTGCAATAATATTCTTTAAAGTTTGGGCGATGTCCTTTACAAATGCGGGTGGGGGTGTTGGAGGAACATTTGGACCAACACTTTTTATTGGTGGAGTGACAGGATTTGTCATATCCAGGGTGATTAATCTGACCGGTCTCTATGTTTTACCGGAAGCCAATTTTGCATTAGTTGGAATGGCTGGCCTTATGGCAGGGGTAATGCAAGCACCAATGACTGCAATTTTTTTAATAGCTGAGATTACCGGAGGATATACCCTCTTAATTCCTCTGATAATTACAGCAGCAATTTCATTTGCTACAATAAGAACATTCGAAACTTACTCAATCTATACAAAAAGAATAGCAAAAATGGGTGCTCTGCTGACTCATAATAGTGATCAGGCTGTATTAACTTTACTAAAGACATCTGATCTTGTTGAGAAAGATTTCATGCTTTTATCCATAAATGGATCTCTTAGAGATATAATTGAACAGGTAAGAAAATCTACAAGAAATATATTCCCTGTTATTGACGAGGATGGAAAGCTTCAGGGAATAATTCTACTAGACAATATTCGACAAATAATGTTTGATTCAGACAAATATGATAGTACTAAGGTTTCTCAATTGATGATATCAGTAGAACAACCTGTTTATGAAGAGGATTCAATGGAAGTTGTTATGGACAAGTTTGAAAAGAGCTTATCATGGAATCTTCCGGTAATATCATATGAAGGATTATATAAAGGATTTGTATCTAAATCAAAAATTTTCTCTGCCTACAGAGAACAATTGCAAAAAGTATCTCATGAATAA
- a CDS encoding Tex family protein, translating into MNKLYIDFISKELSIHNWQVEHCTELLEEGATIPFISRYRKERTGSLDEVLVSQIKHYHSRFSELDKRKKAVLSSIDEQGKLSKELEVEISTCVDQQKLEDLYLPYRPKRKTKASVAKERGLEPLALTVFSFKTEDPYYDAEKYLSEDVKSLDEALSGARDIIAEWISENIKIRELLREQYLKFGKLTAKKHKDLADNNESKYSNYFSFTGSLNNMPAHRVLALLRGEREGALSIKLEIDSLYSIGYIRNVLFPNGVRVSKKCREQIEEAIDDSYKRLLHPSIENETLNSAKARADIESIKVFGNNLTALLLAPPAGQKRVLALDPGFRTGCKVVCLGEQGELLHNDTIYPHPPQNEKIQAIKKISNLVEAYKIEIIAIGDGTASRETESFIKKIPLPKGVQVFSVSEDGASVYSASPVAREEFPDYDVTVRGAVSIGRRVMDPLAELVKIDPKSIGVGQYQHDVDQNLLKEMLDNTVISCVNKVGVNLNTASKHLLSYVSGIGPSLAQNIVDHRSANGPFKSRLELLKVKRLGEKAFEQCAGFLRIPNAANPLDNTAVHPERYHLVKRIADDRRVDLTVLISDSKLREGITIENYISEDVGLPTLRDIVEELSKPGRDPRSIAKVMEFSQEIHSIDDLKPGMILPGIVTNITNFGAFVDIGIKQDGLVHISQMSDKFISSPQEVVKLHQQVMVKVLDVDLRRLRIQLGMKLVD; encoded by the coding sequence ATGAATAAGTTATATATTGATTTTATAAGCAAAGAGCTCTCAATCCATAATTGGCAGGTAGAACATTGCACAGAACTTCTGGAAGAGGGGGCAACAATACCTTTTATATCTAGATACAGAAAAGAGAGAACAGGATCATTGGATGAAGTTTTAGTATCTCAGATAAAACATTATCATTCAAGATTTTCTGAGCTTGATAAAAGAAAAAAGGCAGTCCTATCATCAATAGATGAACAGGGCAAGCTTTCTAAAGAGCTGGAAGTGGAAATTTCAACTTGTGTAGACCAACAAAAGCTGGAGGATTTATATCTGCCTTACAGACCAAAAAGAAAAACCAAAGCATCTGTTGCCAAGGAGAGAGGTTTAGAGCCTTTAGCATTGACTGTTTTTTCGTTTAAAACAGAGGATCCATATTATGATGCTGAAAAATATTTGAGTGAGGATGTAAAGAGCCTGGATGAAGCACTTTCCGGCGCAAGAGATATTATAGCAGAATGGATTAGTGAAAACATCAAGATAAGAGAATTACTCAGAGAGCAATATCTAAAGTTTGGAAAGCTTACAGCAAAAAAACACAAAGATCTAGCTGATAACAATGAGAGTAAGTACAGTAATTATTTTTCATTTACGGGCTCTCTAAATAATATGCCTGCTCATAGAGTTCTTGCGCTTTTAAGGGGAGAGAGGGAAGGAGCTCTTAGTATTAAATTGGAGATTGATAGTCTTTATTCAATAGGATATATAAGAAATGTTTTGTTTCCAAACGGCGTTAGAGTTTCAAAAAAATGCAGAGAACAAATAGAAGAGGCAATAGATGATTCATATAAAAGACTTCTTCACCCCTCAATTGAGAATGAAACTCTCAATAGTGCAAAAGCCAGAGCAGATATAGAATCAATTAAAGTTTTCGGTAATAATCTTACTGCTCTTTTGCTGGCACCACCTGCGGGGCAGAAAAGAGTTCTTGCGTTGGATCCGGGCTTTAGAACAGGATGCAAAGTAGTGTGCTTAGGAGAGCAAGGCGAGTTACTCCATAATGATACTATTTATCCGCACCCTCCTCAGAACGAAAAAATCCAGGCGATTAAAAAGATATCAAATCTTGTAGAAGCCTATAAGATAGAAATCATAGCTATTGGAGATGGAACTGCTAGCAGGGAAACGGAGTCATTTATTAAAAAAATTCCTCTGCCAAAAGGAGTTCAGGTCTTCTCTGTTAGTGAAGATGGAGCATCAGTTTATTCTGCTTCTCCTGTTGCCAGAGAAGAGTTTCCGGACTACGATGTTACTGTTAGAGGTGCAGTCTCTATAGGCAGAAGAGTAATGGACCCATTGGCAGAACTTGTGAAAATTGACCCAAAATCCATAGGTGTAGGTCAATATCAGCACGATGTGGATCAAAATCTTCTTAAAGAGATGCTTGACAATACGGTTATAAGCTGCGTAAATAAGGTTGGAGTAAATTTAAATACTGCAAGCAAGCATCTTTTAAGTTATGTCTCAGGAATTGGACCATCCTTAGCTCAGAATATTGTGGATCACAGATCAGCTAACGGCCCTTTTAAATCCAGACTTGAACTATTAAAGGTTAAAAGGCTAGGCGAAAAGGCCTTTGAACAATGCGCCGGTTTTTTGAGAATTCCAAATGCTGCGAACCCTCTTGATAATACTGCTGTACATCCGGAAAGGTATCATCTTGTTAAGAGAATTGCAGATGACAGACGCGTTGATTTAACAGTTTTAATTTCTGACAGTAAATTGAGAGAGGGGATTACAATTGAAAATTACATTTCTGAGGATGTGGGTTTACCAACACTAAGGGATATAGTTGAAGAGCTCTCAAAACCGGGGCGAGATCCTCGAAGCATCGCAAAAGTTATGGAGTTCTCTCAGGAAATTCATTCAATCGATGACCTTAAACCAGGAATGATTCTTCCGGGAATTGTTACCAACATTACCAATTTTGGTGCTTTTGTAGATATAGGTATAAAACAAGATGGATTAGTCCACATATCTCAGATGTCAGATAAGTTTATATCCTCTCCGCAGGAAGTTGTGAAACTTCATCAACAGGTAATGGTAAAAGTTCTTGATGTTGATTTGAGAAGGTTGAGAATTCAGCTTGGTATGAAGTTGGTGGATTAG
- a CDS encoding DMT family transporter, with the protein MNKRAEAIIVYLSIITAVIFWGFSFIWTNSLLILDFPPMALVFFRMTIAAIFLILVSISARKIQKVKKQDIKWFLLLVLLEPFIYFIGETFGLKIVNSPTLSSIIIATIPIFALIPGILIYKERITTINIIGVFITLPGILLVVFDGGKISVDHYWGIALLFMGVFSAVGYSMVVKKLAFTYNSYTIATYQHLLGALYFLPLFIIYDLNEFSISMFTFDSIKPLLFLAGLCSCVAFILFINSIKKLGIARTNIFTSLVPAISAFGAYMAGQEGLGTYKIAGITIVVTGVIIAQREKKPTSSNPPTSYQAEFSTFSNQHQELLPLPVDEVSQLPAERI; encoded by the coding sequence ATGAATAAAAGAGCAGAGGCGATAATCGTCTATTTATCAATTATTACAGCTGTTATTTTCTGGGGGTTTTCATTTATATGGACCAATTCATTGCTAATTCTGGATTTCCCTCCGATGGCGTTGGTTTTTTTCAGAATGACAATTGCTGCTATATTTCTTATACTGGTTTCTATAAGTGCAAGAAAAATTCAAAAGGTAAAAAAGCAAGATATTAAATGGTTTCTGTTACTAGTATTATTGGAGCCATTTATCTATTTTATCGGTGAGACATTTGGTCTTAAGATTGTGAATTCTCCTACCTTAAGCTCTATAATTATTGCTACAATTCCAATATTTGCATTGATTCCCGGTATTCTAATATATAAGGAGAGAATAACTACAATAAATATAATAGGAGTCTTTATAACTCTTCCGGGTATCCTGCTAGTTGTATTTGATGGTGGCAAAATATCTGTTGATCACTACTGGGGTATAGCTCTGCTCTTTATGGGTGTATTCTCAGCTGTTGGATACTCTATGGTAGTGAAGAAACTTGCGTTTACCTATAATAGTTACACAATTGCGACTTATCAGCACCTACTTGGTGCTCTCTATTTTCTGCCTCTTTTTATAATTTATGACTTAAATGAATTCAGTATCTCAATGTTTACTTTTGATTCAATAAAGCCACTGTTATTTTTAGCCGGTCTATGCTCGTGTGTTGCTTTTATTTTGTTTATAAATTCAATCAAGAAACTAGGAATAGCAAGAACAAATATTTTCACATCATTAGTACCTGCTATTTCTGCATTTGGCGCATATATGGCTGGCCAGGAGGGGCTTGGAACATACAAGATTGCAGGGATTACAATAGTGGTAACTGGAGTAATTATTGCTCAGAGGGAGAAAAAACCTACATCCTCTAATCCACCAACTTCATACCAAGCTGAATTCTCAACCTTCTCAAATCAACATCAAGAACTTTTACCATTACCTGTTGATGAAGTTTCACAACTTCCTGCGGAGAGGATATAA
- a CDS encoding dihydroorotase, translating to MKTLIKNSLIVNEGEVFKGSLLIDGKIISAIFRDNETLPEADKIIEAEGLIMMPGLIDDQVHFREPGNIHKGDIESESAAAVIGGVTSFMEMPNTNPPATTLALLENKYSIASQTSFANYSFYLGGTNENFHEIEQADRSKICGLKLFLGSSTGNMLVDDQKALDLIFSKSKMLIAIHSEDENIIKANLISAVEMYGEEIPFSLHPVIRSREACIESTAKAINLAIKHNSSLHILHISTKEEVEMIKNARRINPNITGEVCVHYMVMDDKMYCDYGSKMKCNPAIKSKSDRDAIIEAVKEGTINIVATDHAPHTIDEKNNRYNAAPSGLPLIQHSFQIMWELHLKGLFSITDIADRMAHSPARRFRIEKRGFIKEGFFADIMIFSPNQPTKVDKNNIKYKCGWSPFEGTTFNSSIIHTFINGVHAVSNGELTGLKAGERLIFTYE from the coding sequence ATGAAAACTCTTATTAAGAATTCTTTGATCGTTAATGAGGGAGAAGTTTTCAAGGGCTCTCTCTTAATTGACGGTAAAATAATATCAGCAATATTTAGAGATAATGAAACTCTTCCTGAGGCAGATAAGATCATTGAGGCAGAGGGACTGATAATGATGCCGGGGTTAATCGACGACCAAGTTCACTTCAGAGAACCGGGAAACATACATAAAGGTGATATAGAATCTGAAAGTGCAGCTGCTGTTATAGGTGGGGTTACCTCTTTTATGGAGATGCCAAATACAAATCCTCCAGCGACTACCTTAGCCTTATTAGAAAATAAGTACAGTATTGCTTCACAAACCTCTTTTGCAAACTACTCTTTCTACTTGGGAGGGACAAATGAGAATTTCCACGAAATAGAACAAGCAGACCGCTCAAAAATATGTGGACTTAAATTATTTTTAGGATCTTCTACAGGAAATATGTTAGTTGATGATCAAAAAGCCCTTGATCTCATTTTCTCAAAATCAAAAATGTTAATTGCCATTCACAGTGAGGATGAGAATATAATTAAAGCCAATCTTATTAGTGCTGTGGAAATGTATGGGGAGGAGATTCCATTTAGTTTACACCCTGTAATAAGAAGCAGAGAGGCATGTATAGAATCTACTGCAAAAGCTATAAATCTTGCGATTAAACATAATTCCTCTCTTCATATACTCCATATCTCAACAAAAGAGGAAGTTGAGATGATTAAGAATGCGAGGAGAATTAATCCGAATATAACAGGAGAGGTTTGTGTTCATTATATGGTAATGGATGACAAAATGTACTGCGATTATGGATCCAAGATGAAATGTAATCCTGCTATAAAAAGCAAATCTGACAGAGATGCTATAATTGAAGCCGTCAAAGAGGGTACCATTAATATTGTTGCAACTGATCATGCCCCGCATACAATTGATGAGAAAAATAACAGATACAACGCTGCTCCTTCAGGATTGCCTCTGATCCAGCATAGCTTTCAAATTATGTGGGAGCTACATTTAAAAGGACTCTTTTCAATTACTGACATAGCGGACAGGATGGCTCATTCACCAGCCAGAAGATTCAGAATTGAAAAGAGAGGTTTTATAAAAGAGGGATTTTTCGCAGACATAATGATTTTCAGCCCAAATCAGCCAACCAAGGTTGATAAAAATAATATTAAATATAAATGTGGATGGTCTCCTTTTGAGGGCACTACTTTTAACTCATCAATAATTCACACCTTCATTAATGGTGTGCACGCTGTTTCTAACGGCGAACTTACAGGTTTAAAAGCCGGAGAACGATTAATTTTCACATATGAATAA
- a CDS encoding polyprenol monophosphomannose synthase: MNSSKIVIIPTYNEKENIEKIIKEILSLDESFHILVVDDGSPDGTADIVKRLQYDFNGSLHIIERAGKQGLGTAYITGFNWSITHKYDYIFEMDADFSHNPQDLPKLYAACSNGADLAIGSRYCKGISVINWPIGRVIMSYYASAYVRKVLGMKIFDTTAGFKCYRREVLEKIDFDKIRMKGYGFQIEMKYNTFKLGFKIVEVPIIFVDRTEGTSKMSSGIFGEAFWGVLKMRLRRIKPRQTSL, translated from the coding sequence ATGAATTCTTCAAAAATTGTCATTATACCTACTTATAATGAAAAAGAGAATATTGAAAAAATAATCAAAGAGATACTCTCTTTGGATGAATCTTTTCACATACTGGTTGTTGATGATGGATCCCCTGATGGAACTGCAGACATTGTTAAGCGCCTTCAGTATGATTTTAATGGCTCTTTGCATATCATTGAAAGAGCAGGAAAACAGGGACTTGGCACAGCTTACATAACCGGTTTTAACTGGTCAATTACACATAAGTATGACTATATATTTGAGATGGATGCAGACTTTTCCCACAATCCACAGGATTTACCTAAACTATACGCAGCCTGTTCAAATGGTGCTGATCTTGCAATAGGATCTAGGTACTGCAAAGGAATAAGCGTAATAAACTGGCCAATTGGAAGGGTAATAATGTCATACTATGCATCGGCGTATGTAAGGAAAGTTCTTGGAATGAAAATTTTTGACACTACTGCTGGTTTTAAATGCTATAGAAGAGAGGTTCTAGAAAAAATTGATTTTGACAAAATTAGGATGAAGGGATATGGATTCCAGATTGAGATGAAGTACAACACATTTAAATTGGGATTCAAAATTGTGGAGGTACCTATTATATTTGTAGACAGGACAGAAGGAACTTCTAAAATGAGTAGCGGGATCTTTGGAGAGGCATTTTGGGGGGTACTTAAAATGAGATTGAGGAGAATTAAACCGAGACAAACCTCGTTATAA
- a CDS encoding phosphate-starvation-inducible PsiE family protein, translated as MTNFIKKYERYVFILLSVILMLYIAVEIFELVYQFFFSILSPEQSNGRLLVSNSLLKDFLPIFFNILIAIELIDTFLVYMQKHTIKVLNILLIGLIAIGRKLIAFDFNDLSGLSNLGLAALIIALAGGYYLIKTDEYKERECKDKFDNKID; from the coding sequence ATGACAAACTTTATTAAAAAATACGAGAGATATGTCTTTATTCTTCTCTCTGTAATTCTAATGCTTTACATTGCAGTAGAAATTTTTGAACTGGTTTATCAGTTTTTCTTTTCAATACTTTCACCGGAACAATCAAACGGAAGATTACTTGTTTCAAATTCTCTTCTTAAGGACTTTCTTCCGATATTCTTTAATATTTTAATTGCAATTGAGCTTATTGATACATTTCTTGTCTATATGCAGAAGCACACTATCAAAGTATTAAATATTCTTCTGATAGGCCTAATCGCAATTGGCAGAAAATTAATTGCTTTTGATTTTAATGATTTATCCGGGCTTTCAAATTTGGGATTAGCTGCATTAATTATTGCGCTTGCCGGTGGGTATTACCTAATTAAGACAGATGAATACAAAGAGAGGGAGTGTAAAGATAAGTTTGACAACAAAATAGATTAA